In Cataglyphis hispanica isolate Lineage 1 chromosome 10, ULB_Chis1_1.0, whole genome shotgun sequence, a genomic segment contains:
- the LOC126852347 gene encoding MAP kinase-interacting serine/threonine-protein kinase 1 produces the protein MVEKILEEREDGSQEAGRGDGTCRDVASTGETMSAVQARQEEARRKRRRKRRSGSSVVSSCFQELYKLTGEVLGEGAYASVQTCTSLYTDLEYAVKIIDKIPGHARARVFKEVETFHHCQGHPNIIQLIEFFEDEEKFYLVFEKINGGQLLNRIQERVHFTEREASQIVKEIASALDFLHKKGIAHRDLKPENLLCVYPDKLTPIKVCDFDLGSGIKFNNSLSSPVATPQLLTPVGSAEFMAPEVVEAFIGEANYYDKRCDLWSLGVIMYILLCGYPPFYGNCGTDCGWGRGENCQACQELLFTSIQEGRYEFPDKEWRCISEDAKDLIRGLLVKEAHQRFSADSILKHPWINPGPISVEIGDRSLTTPHIIRRNNSARELSAFAESAMAVNRVVLQHFSLNLEELAENREPRLSTSSTDDDNHPYGHISDSSSELSENSKHLMTHSSSEFDGTRQKSCSMRSSVDLNDSKIIGKNRVIDKDSLQNLFGLSPPTESRLMQRRLKARSDLLERQTGKAVIASPSG, from the exons GCGATGGCACCTGCCGAGATGTCGCTTCGACGGGGGAGACCATGAGCGCGGTGCAAGCTCGTCAGGAAGAGGCGAGACGCAAGAGGCGCAGGAAGAGACGTTCTGGCTCATCCGTGGTATCCTCCTGCTTCCAAG AACTGTACAAGCTGACCGGAGAAGTTCTCGGAGAGGGTGCTTACGCTTCGGTCCAGACCTGTACGTCCCTCTACACGGATCTCGAGTATGCCGTGAAGATCATCGACAAGATCCCCGGACACGCGCGTGCCAGGGTGTTCAAAGAAGTCGAGACGTTCCATCATTGCCAGGGGCATCCAAATATTATACAGCTGATCGAGTTCTTCGAAGACGAAGAGAAGTTCTACCTCGTATTTGAGAAGATCAACGGTGGCCAATTGTTGAATAGAATTCAGGAACGGGTTCACTTTACCGAGAGAGAAGCGAGTCAAATCGTCAAAGAGATTGCGAGCGCGCTAGATTTTCTTCATAAGAAag GAATTGCTCATAGAGATCTCAAGCCCGAGAATCTTTTGTGCGTATATCCGGACAAGTTAACGCCGATCAAGGTGTGCGACTTTGATCTTGGATCAGGTATCAAGTTCAACAACTCGCTGTCTAGTCCTGTGGCAACGCCGCAACTTTTGACGCCGGTGGGTAGCGCCGAGTTTATGGCGCCGGAAGTAGTCGAGGCCTTCATCGGTGAGGCCAATTACTACGACAAACGTTGCGATCTCTGGAGCCTTGGTGTCATCATGTACATTTTGCTCTGCGGTTATCCGCCCTTCTACGGGAACTGCGGCACCGACTGCGGCTGGGGTAGGGGGGAGAATTGTCAGGCCTGTCAAGAATTGCTGTTCACCAGTATTCAGGAAGGTAGATACGAGTTTCCCGATAAAGAATGGAGATGCATTTCCGAGGATGCGAAAGATTTGATCAGGGGCTTACTCGTCAAAGAGGCACACCAGAGGTTCAGTGCGGATAGTATTTTGAAACATCCCTGGATTAATCCCGGACCGATTTCCGTCGAAATTGGCGATCGATCACTTACCACGCCTCATATCATAAG GAGAAACAACTCCGCTAGAGAACTCTCAGCATTCGCTGAGTCCGCAATGGCTGTGAATCGTGTGGTACTTCAGCATTTTTCTCTAAACCTCGAGGAGTTGGCGGAGAACCGGGAACCCAGACTGTCTACGTCGTCAACTGACGACGACAATCATCCGTACGGTCACATATCCGACTCGAGCAGCGAGTTGTCCGAAAACAGCAAGCATTTGATGACGCATTCCTCTAGCGAGTTTGATGGTACGCGACAAAAGTCGTGTTCCATGCGCTCCAGCGTCGACTTAAACGATTCTAAAATCATCGGTAAGAATCGGGTCATAGACAAGGACTCGCTGCAGAATTTGTTCGGACTATCACCGCCGACCGAGAGTCGTCTGATGCAGCGCCGTTTGAAGGCACGCTCCGATCTACTTGAACGTCAAACTGGTAAAGCGGTAATTGCGTCTCCGAGTGGCTGA